Proteins co-encoded in one Metabacillus sp. KUDC1714 genomic window:
- a CDS encoding AbrB family transcriptional regulator produces the protein MTFSSITKLTTRRKQIQFQFYETLLIGIMGGVLFTLLHLPLAWMLGPLTVVFSWKLLSNRDLFWPVSFRNGGQMLLGYSMGLSFTIESARQIVHQLPSMAIITILMVGFGVVLSYFVSRITGINHPSAVMGTTPGGLSQMVVLSEDIKGAEPTIVTFMQTIRMLTVIFIVPTLSIHALSSESTGKKVSSIDMNAQMENGNFIEFTLIILIVLLVTSIALRIKCPTPWIIGPLLTSAILSISGFETPHLPSIFTVIAQLCLGVYLGLGIKVNMLGNWRKLLPLSFITGILIVGFALVLAYGLHILYPITMTTAFLCIAPGGLPEMGVTAHTVQADVSMVAAYQLFRVFFILFIVPIFLRRIFGMHDDVQKTVNTV, from the coding sequence ATGACTTTTTCATCAATAACAAAGTTGACAACAAGAAGAAAACAAATTCAATTTCAATTCTATGAAACATTATTAATTGGCATAATGGGTGGTGTTTTATTTACGCTCCTACACCTCCCTTTGGCATGGATGTTAGGACCTTTAACAGTTGTATTCAGTTGGAAGCTTTTATCAAATCGCGATTTATTTTGGCCAGTTAGTTTCAGAAATGGAGGGCAGATGTTATTAGGTTATAGCATGGGGCTATCATTTACGATTGAGAGTGCTAGACAGATTGTACATCAATTACCTTCAATGGCTATTATTACGATTCTTATGGTAGGATTTGGGGTAGTCTTATCTTATTTTGTTTCTCGGATAACTGGTATCAATCATCCAAGTGCTGTGATGGGGACGACACCCGGTGGATTATCACAAATGGTTGTCTTAAGTGAAGATATTAAAGGAGCGGAGCCAACAATTGTTACGTTCATGCAAACAATTAGAATGTTAACGGTTATTTTCATCGTACCAACTCTATCGATTCATGCTTTATCAAGTGAAAGTACTGGAAAAAAAGTATCTTCGATTGATATGAACGCGCAAATGGAAAATGGGAACTTCATTGAGTTTACTTTGATCATTTTAATTGTTTTGCTCGTTACAAGTATAGCGCTTCGCATTAAATGTCCAACACCATGGATTATTGGGCCACTGCTCACCTCTGCAATTTTATCAATAAGTGGATTTGAAACGCCACATCTACCATCGATTTTTACAGTAATAGCACAACTATGCCTTGGTGTTTATTTAGGCTTAGGGATAAAAGTGAATATGTTAGGTAATTGGAGAAAACTCCTCCCGCTTTCATTTATTACTGGAATATTGATAGTGGGGTTTGCTCTTGTTTTAGCGTATGGGTTACATATTTTGTACCCAATTACAATGACAACAGCCTTTTTGTGTATAGCACCAGGGGGCTTACCAGAAATGGGTGTTACAGCTCATACTGTTCAAGCAGATGTATCAATGGTTGCTGCTTATCAGTTGTTTCGTGTTTTTTTTATCTTGTTTATCGTCCCGATTTTCTTGAGACGAATATTTGGTATGCATGACGATGTTCAAAAAACAGTTAATACGGTATAA
- a CDS encoding response regulator transcription factor, whose amino-acid sequence MIKVVIAEDDFRIAQVQEQFLHKVSGVKLVGKALNAKETMGILAVKEVDLLLLDIYMPDELGTDLLPKIRENHPSVDIIMVTAATEREMLETSIRNGVFNYLLKPVTMEKFVETIEDYKKKKKLLNSFDEVDQSLIDRYFGTSKQSAISQKDLPSGVDRLTLQKVKDVIAELNGGVSIEEMGEKMGASRTTARRYLEYLVSINFCMAKHDYGIVGRPERKYYLV is encoded by the coding sequence ATGATTAAGGTTGTAATAGCAGAAGACGACTTTAGAATTGCCCAAGTACAGGAGCAATTTTTGCATAAGGTATCAGGGGTCAAACTAGTTGGAAAGGCTCTTAATGCAAAAGAAACAATGGGGATTCTCGCTGTAAAAGAGGTTGACTTGCTTTTATTAGATATTTATATGCCTGATGAACTAGGTACAGATTTATTACCTAAAATTAGAGAAAACCATCCATCTGTTGATATCATAATGGTGACTGCTGCAACTGAAAGAGAAATGCTAGAGACTTCGATCCGAAATGGCGTATTCAATTATTTATTAAAGCCAGTAACAATGGAGAAATTTGTTGAAACAATAGAAGACTATAAAAAGAAAAAGAAATTACTTAATAGCTTTGATGAGGTGGATCAGTCATTGATTGATCGGTATTTCGGAACCTCAAAGCAATCAGCAATAAGTCAAAAGGATCTCCCATCGGGTGTAGATCGACTGACATTACAGAAAGTTAAAGATGTTATAGCAGAACTAAATGGTGGTGTATCTATTGAGGAAATGGGTGAAAAGATGGGGGCATCCAGGACAACCGCAAGAAGGTATTTAGAATATCTCGTTTCAATAAATTTCTGTATGGCAAAGCATGATTATGGAATTGTCGGAAGACCTGAGAGAAAGTACTATCTTGTATAA
- a CDS encoding tripartite tricarboxylate transporter substrate binding protein yields the protein MKKIPYFIFTLFVIFCIGCSQNEKQETVTKDVTIIAPSSEGGGWDLTARALKDILMSEELINKNIRVVNKIGAGGELGWKYVMQQEDNVLAMNSSLLITNHLLGQSSITYNDFTPIATLATEWEVVIVSKDSSISSAKSLMNSLKKTPSAYKIGVSPRLGNDDQLSFVLGSKQVDIQPEELDFYVYENSDQVVSALVKNQIDVATMSLSEAKKYYDSNQVKLLVISADKRLKELPEIPTWSEEGIELVFEHWRGIMGPPNMTKDEIEFWDMTIEKMVRTEKWKQTLKKYLWKDFYKNSSETSKYLEEQSKMYEVLMGVDMEN from the coding sequence ATGAAAAAAATACCATACTTTATTTTTACACTTTTTGTCATTTTTTGCATTGGTTGCTCGCAAAATGAGAAGCAGGAAACAGTAACAAAAGATGTAACGATTATTGCTCCAAGTTCCGAAGGTGGTGGTTGGGACTTAACGGCAAGAGCACTGAAAGACATATTAATGAGTGAAGAGCTTATTAATAAAAATATCCGTGTTGTCAATAAAATTGGTGCTGGTGGTGAGTTAGGGTGGAAATATGTTATGCAGCAAGAAGATAATGTTTTAGCAATGAATTCAAGTCTTCTAATAACAAACCACTTATTAGGTCAAAGTAGTATTACCTATAATGATTTTACACCGATCGCCACATTGGCTACCGAATGGGAAGTTGTGATTGTTTCAAAGGATTCAAGCATTAGCAGTGCCAAAAGCTTAATGAATAGCCTGAAAAAAACACCTTCAGCCTATAAAATTGGGGTCTCTCCTAGGTTAGGAAATGATGATCAACTCTCATTTGTATTAGGGAGCAAACAAGTTGATATACAACCAGAAGAGCTTGATTTTTATGTCTACGAAAATAGTGATCAAGTTGTCAGTGCATTAGTAAAAAACCAAATAGATGTTGCCACAATGTCTTTATCAGAGGCTAAAAAATATTATGATTCGAATCAGGTAAAACTACTCGTCATCTCGGCTGACAAAAGATTAAAAGAACTTCCAGAAATTCCAACATGGTCTGAAGAAGGCATTGAGTTAGTTTTTGAACATTGGCGCGGTATAATGGGGCCACCTAATATGACAAAGGATGAAATTGAATTTTGGGACATGACGATTGAAAAAATGGTGAGGACTGAAAAATGGAAACAAACCCTAAAAAAATACTTGTGGAAGGATTTTTATAAAAATAGTAGTGAAACGTCTAAGTATCTTGAAGAACAGAGCAAGATGTATGAAGTATTAATGGGCGTAGATATGGAAAATTAG